A genomic window from Silene latifolia isolate original U9 population chromosome 11, ASM4854445v1, whole genome shotgun sequence includes:
- the LOC141614516 gene encoding uncharacterized protein LOC141614516 codes for MVRSFLWRACRGALPSGANLLRRVESIDPTCCRCKVMVETDIHALFECPLVQRIWESAGIDVDVEWGHITSMEEWTRMAISHGDASTSSRWAMINWSIWNDRNDIFHGREGNAPITIVECADRYRVNYLQASSQEIPPSGTNLVGCHQNWKAPPIGSWKVNVDAAMFEGVGSGMGVVIRDHEGSVVRAAVQHVRQRWNVDVIEAKAAALGLSLAYQMGVQSVILESDSLQIISILKSGKVPLSYLGNVITEIVEWGSKFNCISYSYVRRSGNEAAHGMAHYMPISFLTRVWVDMCPDAIADIVSSDLMSDFF; via the coding sequence ATGGTACGTTCATTCCTTTGGAGAGCTTGTAGGGGCGCGTTACCGTCGGGTGCAAACCTGTTAAGGCGAGTTGAGTCCATTGACCCAACGTGTTGTAGATGCAAAGTCATGGTTGAAACTGACATCCATGCGCTATTTGAGTGCCCCCTGGTGCAGCGTATTTGGGAAAGTGCGGGTATCGATGTCGATGTTGAATGGGGACATATCACTTCCATGGAAGAATGGACAAGAATGGCTATTTCTCACGGTGATGCGAGTACTTCCAGTCGATGGGCAATGATTAATTGGTCAATTTGGAATGATAGAAATGATATTTTCCATGGACGAGAAGGAAATGCTCCCATAACAATAGTTGAGTGCGCTGATCGATACCGCGTAAATTACTTGCAAGCTTCGTCTCAAGAAATCCCTCCGTCTGGTACAAATTTAGTGGGCTGCCACCAAAATTGGAAAGCCCCTCCTATTGGTTCATGGAAAGTGAATGTAGATGCAGCCATGTTTGAGGGTGTTGGTAGCGGAATGGGTGTCGTTATTCGTGATCATGAAGGAAGCGTTGTGCGTGCTGCAGTCCAACATGTTAGACAGAGATGGAATGTGGATGTTATAGAAGCAAAGGCAGCAGCTCTTGGTCTTTCTCTGGCATATCAAATGGGTGTTCAATCCGTTATTTTAGAGTCGGACTCCCTACAAATAATCTCCATTCTTAAGTCTGGCAAGGTACCCTTGAGCTATCTCGGAAATGTTATTACTGAAATTGTTGAATGGGGGAGTAAGTTTAATTGTATTTCATATAGTTATGTTAGAAGGAGCGGTAATGAAGCGGCCCATGGCATGGCTCACTATATGCCTATTAGTTTCTTAACTCGTGTTTGGGTGGACATGTGCCCTGATGCGATAGCTGATATTGTCTCTTCCGATTTAATGTCGGATTTcttttaa
- the LOC141612186 gene encoding uncharacterized protein LOC141612186 has product MRTANQQNHQNSKKTASLFSCAFFRQCTESPLSPTPPHPSPPHLPPTNSLPPPRPRSVPSNHRQLICPPPAAAFHHPSKPSSSSSSSSSSTSQSFTQWRFPPTYHHPTPPPAVATPVQVEEPTPPSELIELYHMAEVHFTSGSDSDHLTALHVLERILVPNPPSATIHNGAVVVPETVMNGVILHLREHLGVKPATKVLLALCLADYNRQVAIGCGAPARVLDVLPDLDGSVAERALAALDLMCTVPDGAAQVRSHALAIPMLVEVMGRMEGRGREYAISVLAAVYSSGDLELWAVAPVEEVARAVMLAMQQGECSARGMRKGAQLLKVLQENGRLDLTQ; this is encoded by the coding sequence ATGAGAACTGCTAATCAGCAAAACCATCAGAACTCTAAGAAAACTGCATCCTTGTTTTCATGTGCATTTTTCAGGCAATGTACTGAATCCCCTTTAAGCCCTACTCCACCCCACCCTTCTCCACCACACCTCCCACCCACTAACTCCCTCCCGCCGCCCCGTCCGCGGTCAGTCCCATCGAACCATCGTCAGTTGATTTGTCCGCCGCCAGCTGCAGCTTTCCATCATCCTAGTAAACCTTCTTCCTCatcctcgtcctcgtcctcctccacTTCCCAGAGCTTCACCCAATGGCGGTTTCCCCCAACTTACCACCACCCTACACCGCCGCCTGCAGTGGCAACGCCGGTGCAGGTTGAGGAACCAACTCCGCCATCTGAGCTCATTGAGCTTTACCACATGGCAGAGGTCCATTTCACATCCGGGTCAGACTCGGATCACCTGACCGCCCTCCACGTGTTAGAGCGGATCCTGGTTCCAAACCCGCCTTCCGCCACCATCCATAACGGCGCTGTGGTGGTTCCGGAGACAGTGATGAACGGTGTTATACTACACTTGAGGGAGCACCTAGGTGTGAAGCCAGCAACCAAGGTGCTTCTGGCTCTCTGCTTAGCAGATTACAATCGCCAAGTGGCAATAGGATGTGGTGCGCCCGCGCGTGTGTTGGATGTGCTCCCGGACCTGGATGGATCAGTTGCAGAGCGGGCATTGGCCGCGTTGGACCTCATGTGCACGGTCCCGGACGGGGCAGCTCAGGTTAGGTCGCATGCACTGGCAATACCAATGCTGGTGGAGGTAATGGGGCGTATGGAGGGACGAGGGAGGGAGTACGCGATTAGCGTGCTTGCAGCTGTTTATAGCAGCGGGGACCTGGAGTTGTGGGCAGTGGCGCCAGTGGAGGAGGTTGCGCGGGCGGTGATGCTGGCCATGCAGCAGGGGGAATGTAGTGCAAGGGGAATGAGGAAAGGTGCTCAACTTCTGAAGGTTTTACAAGAAAATGGAAGGTTGGATTTAACTCAATAA